In Halarcobacter mediterraneus, the following proteins share a genomic window:
- a CDS encoding tetraacyldisaccharide 4'-kinase yields the protein MKQKIFLWVEDYLFFPNIFQQFISFLFLPFTFIYMLIIALKRANAKVVDFGLPIISIGNIIVGGSGKTPLTIYLARRYSNVCVILRGFGRDSKGLYVVSNKGKILEDVKVSGDEAMLLSNSLPNATIIVSEDRKKAILKAKELGSQIIFLDDGFSKYDIRKFDILIRPNKEPSNLFCLPSGGYREPKMAYSYADLVLKEGKDFKRIVSFSKDGKYIDILPSKLLLLTAISKPKRLLTFLPENIKMEAFEDHHTFSKDDINRIKAYYKDYSIITTEKDYVKLQKFDLKDVYLMNLELQIEDENKIIKIDDYIKNYDL from the coding sequence TTGAAACAAAAAATATTTTTATGGGTTGAAGATTATCTCTTCTTCCCGAATATTTTTCAACAATTTATCTCTTTTTTATTTCTACCTTTTACTTTTATATATATGTTAATAATTGCTTTAAAAAGAGCAAATGCAAAAGTAGTTGATTTTGGATTACCTATTATTTCAATAGGAAATATTATTGTAGGAGGAAGTGGAAAAACACCTCTGACAATTTATTTAGCAAGAAGATATTCTAATGTATGTGTAATTCTAAGAGGTTTTGGTAGAGATTCAAAAGGGCTTTATGTTGTATCAAATAAAGGTAAAATTTTAGAAGATGTGAAAGTAAGTGGAGATGAAGCAATGCTTCTATCAAACTCTTTACCTAATGCAACTATAATTGTAAGTGAAGATAGAAAAAAAGCTATTTTAAAAGCAAAAGAATTAGGTAGTCAAATTATTTTTTTAGATGATGGTTTTTCTAAATATGATATTAGAAAATTTGATATTTTAATTCGACCCAATAAAGAACCTTCAAATCTTTTTTGTCTTCCTAGTGGGGGATATAGAGAGCCTAAAATGGCATATTCTTATGCTGATTTAGTATTAAAAGAAGGAAAAGACTTTAAGAGAATAGTTTCTTTTTCAAAAGATGGAAAATATATAGATATTTTGCCTTCAAAATTACTTTTACTAACTGCGATATCAAAGCCAAAAAGACTTTTAACTTTCTTACCAGAGAATATTAAAATGGAAGCATTTGAAGATCATCATACTTTTTCTAAGGATGATATAAATAGAATAAAAGCTTATTATAAAGATTATTCAATAATTACAACAGAAAAAGATTATGTAAAATTACAAAAATTTGATTTAAAAGATGTATATTTAATGAATCTTGAATTACAAATAGAAGATGAAAATAAGATAATAAAAATTGATGATTATATAAAAAATTATGATTTATAA
- a CDS encoding (2Fe-2S)-binding protein, translating into MLKEINLDYEVCNCVKVTIEDIIKSVKEKEIKSLRELQEITKAGTECRHCIFPEGDFGKIKKKIYCKTILNEVLNG; encoded by the coding sequence GTGCTTAAAGAGATAAATTTAGATTATGAAGTTTGTAATTGTGTTAAAGTTACTATTGAAGATATTATAAAAAGTGTAAAAGAAAAAGAAATAAAGTCTTTAAGAGAATTACAAGAAATTACAAAAGCAGGTACTGAATGTAGACATTGTATTTTCCCTGAAGGTGATTTTGGAAAAATAAAGAAAAAAATTTACTGTAAAACAATATTAAACGAGGTATTAAATGGCTAA
- a CDS encoding glutathionylspermidine synthase family protein, translated as MKLQKLQPLTNEYLESIGFVWHTDEDNTSYIANEVVEISEEEANAYYEATNELYDMFCEAGEYVIENDLFHELNIPFNLVEMIKESWENDVHWHLYSRFDLAGGIDGKPIKLIEFNADTPTSLFETAIIQWALLKANNLNEASQFNNLYDALKDNFKRIITLDSDIEKFEEYYSKLGWKILFSSISGLPEDENTTKLLQHLANEAGFDTDFEFIDKVDFSDDGIFKEDKNFEFWFKLIPWEDIAIDESELALLLTEIVKEKKAIIFNPAYTLMFQSKGFMKILWDLYPNHPLLLETSFEPLENKKQVEKRCFGREGANTKIINADGSIDVETDGEYEGHKAIYQEFVELPRDEEGNYYQAGVFYAYEASGLGFRRGEKILNNMSKFVGHIIK; from the coding sequence ATGAAACTACAAAAATTACAACCATTAACAAATGAATACTTAGAATCAATTGGTTTTGTATGGCATACAGATGAAGACAATACTTCATATATTGCAAATGAAGTTGTTGAAATATCAGAAGAAGAAGCTAATGCTTATTATGAAGCAACAAATGAACTTTATGATATGTTTTGTGAAGCTGGAGAATATGTAATAGAAAATGACTTATTCCATGAATTGAATATCCCTTTTAACCTAGTAGAGATGATTAAAGAATCATGGGAAAATGATGTACACTGGCATCTTTATTCAAGATTTGACTTAGCTGGAGGAATTGATGGAAAACCAATTAAACTTATTGAATTTAATGCAGATACACCAACTTCACTTTTTGAAACAGCTATTATTCAATGGGCTTTATTAAAAGCTAATAATCTTAATGAAGCAAGCCAATTTAATAATTTATATGATGCGCTAAAGGATAATTTCAAAAGAATAATTACTTTAGATAGTGATATTGAAAAATTTGAAGAATACTACTCAAAACTAGGCTGGAAGATTTTATTCTCTTCTATTTCTGGACTCCCAGAAGATGAGAATACAACAAAACTTTTACAGCACCTTGCAAATGAAGCTGGATTTGATACAGACTTTGAATTTATAGATAAAGTTGATTTTAGTGATGATGGAATATTTAAAGAGGACAAAAATTTTGAGTTTTGGTTTAAACTTATTCCTTGGGAAGATATTGCAATTGATGAAAGCGAACTAGCATTACTTTTGACTGAAATTGTAAAAGAAAAAAAAGCAATTATTTTTAATCCTGCTTATACTTTAATGTTTCAATCAAAAGGTTTTATGAAAATACTTTGGGATCTATATCCAAATCATCCCCTTCTACTTGAAACTTCTTTTGAACCTTTAGAAAATAAAAAACAAGTTGAGAAAAGATGTTTTGGAAGAGAAGGAGCAAATACAAAAATTATAAATGCTGATGGCTCAATTGATGTTGAGACTGATGGAGAATATGAAGGACATAAAGCTATTTACCAAGAGTTTGTAGAGCTTCCAAGAGATGAAGAAGGCAACTACTATCAAGCAGGAGTTTTTTATGCTTATGAAGCATCAGGTCTTGGATTTAGAAGAGGTGAAAAGATTTTAAATAATATGTCAAAATTTGTAGGTCATATTATTAAATAA
- a CDS encoding universal stress protein: protein MNSFKNIVVGLDISKSSLFVLKRAFLLAKNNNSKVTIVHAIDTNWFSELFSDSNLDELKEQALINIKEQIELIDTKGIEYSIEVDKEAASTYVVDTAVNIGADLIIIGANEKDDRKISLLGSTAHKIAQNFKLPLLIVKNPCENENYKKPVAFTDLSEVSLKSINFSRKFFKQEIKVVYIYKQISEIAFRYYNEFENKDKIQLGIKKKEEEKFKKFTNEHHFKDNELIEESFGLNDALLSYSTKNNNDLVVIGSNGVNYTGSFFYGSTASYLMENLKSDVLIYIPE, encoded by the coding sequence ATGAATAGTTTTAAAAATATTGTAGTTGGATTAGATATCTCAAAAAGTAGTCTTTTTGTTTTAAAAAGAGCATTTCTACTTGCAAAGAATAATAACTCTAAAGTAACTATTGTACATGCAATAGACACAAATTGGTTTAGTGAACTTTTTTCTGATTCAAATTTAGATGAATTAAAAGAACAAGCTTTAATTAATATAAAAGAGCAAATTGAGTTAATAGATACAAAGGGTATTGAATATTCAATTGAAGTTGATAAAGAAGCAGCCTCAACTTATGTAGTTGATACAGCAGTAAATATTGGTGCTGATTTAATTATAATTGGTGCTAATGAAAAAGATGATAGAAAAATTTCACTTTTAGGGTCTACTGCACATAAAATAGCGCAAAACTTTAAACTTCCTCTTTTGATAGTTAAAAATCCTTGTGAAAATGAAAATTATAAAAAACCAGTTGCTTTTACTGATTTATCAGAAGTTTCTTTAAAGAGTATAAACTTTTCAAGGAAATTTTTTAAGCAAGAAATAAAAGTTGTATATATTTATAAACAAATAAGTGAAATAGCTTTTAGATATTACAATGAGTTTGAAAACAAAGATAAAATTCAATTAGGAATTAAGAAAAAAGAAGAAGAAAAGTTCAAAAAGTTCACAAATGAACATCATTTTAAAGATAATGAGTTGATAGAAGAGTCTTTTGGATTAAATGATGCTTTATTATCTTATAGTACAAAAAATAATAATGATTTAGTAGTAATTGGTTCAAATGGTGTAAATTATACAGGTTCATTTTTTTATGGTTCTACTGCTTCTTATTTGATGGAAAATCTAAAAAGTGATGTCCTAATTTATATACCAGAATAA
- a CDS encoding (2Fe-2S)-binding protein, giving the protein MAKSFPHSFEVCKCKHVTLGEIIYAIKEKGAKTVEDIGEITDAGTCCRCCKSADEDFGSEKMELYIDDIIKKFVK; this is encoded by the coding sequence ATGGCTAAAAGTTTTCCCCATTCTTTTGAAGTTTGCAAATGTAAACATGTTACTTTAGGTGAAATAATTTATGCAATTAAAGAAAAAGGTGCTAAAACAGTTGAAGATATAGGTGAAATTACTGATGCAGGAACCTGTTGTAGATGTTGTAAAAGTGCTGATGAAGATTTTGGTAGTGAAAAAATGGAATTATATATAGATGATATTATTAAGAAGTTTGTAAAATGA
- the gdhA gene encoding NADP-specific glutamate dehydrogenase translates to MPYVNEVFNYLKRTSPSQTEFYQAAEEVLESLRPLIAKHPEYQKYKIIERIVEPERQILFRVNWVDDKGEIQVNKGFRIEFNSALGPYKGGLRFHPSVNAGVIKFLGFEQIFKNALTGLQIGGGKGGSDFDPKGKSDNEIMRFCQAFMTELYRHIGPNTDVPAGDIGVGVREIGYMFGMYKKLVNRYEGVFTGKSLNWGGSLGRTQATGYGSVYFAKYMLESRGESLEGKKCVVSGSGNVAIYTIEKLYHLGALPITCSDSKGMIIDEEGIDLNLLKELKEVKRERLTEYVKNRPNAKYIPVESYESGTNGVYAVPCYAAFPSATQNELNVKDAQNLLSNGCICVSEGANMPSTPEAVELFIEKKIAYGPGKAANAGGVATSQLEMAQNASMVNWTFEEVDEKLSQIMKNIFDTASQTAEEFGEPTNLVLGANIAGFKKVADAMIEQGLV, encoded by the coding sequence GTGCCATATGTAAATGAAGTATTTAACTACTTAAAAAGAACAAGTCCCTCTCAAACTGAGTTTTATCAAGCTGCAGAAGAAGTTTTAGAATCATTAAGACCTTTAATTGCGAAACATCCAGAATATCAAAAATATAAAATTATAGAAAGAATTGTTGAACCTGAAAGACAAATTCTATTTAGAGTAAATTGGGTTGATGATAAGGGTGAAATTCAAGTTAACAAAGGTTTTAGAATAGAATTTAACTCGGCATTAGGACCATATAAAGGTGGTTTAAGATTTCATCCAAGTGTAAATGCTGGAGTAATTAAATTTTTAGGTTTTGAACAAATATTTAAAAATGCACTTACTGGTCTTCAAATAGGTGGCGGAAAAGGGGGAAGTGATTTTGACCCTAAAGGCAAATCAGATAATGAAATAATGAGGTTTTGTCAAGCATTTATGACTGAACTTTATAGACATATTGGACCAAATACAGATGTTCCAGCTGGAGATATTGGTGTTGGAGTTAGAGAAATTGGGTATATGTTTGGAATGTATAAAAAATTAGTAAATAGATATGAAGGTGTATTTACTGGTAAGTCTTTAAATTGGGGAGGTTCTTTAGGAAGAACACAAGCAACAGGATATGGTTCAGTTTATTTTGCAAAATATATGCTTGAATCAAGAGGTGAAAGTCTTGAAGGCAAAAAATGTGTTGTTTCAGGAAGTGGAAATGTTGCAATATATACAATTGAAAAGCTTTATCATTTAGGAGCCTTACCTATTACTTGTAGTGATTCAAAAGGAATGATTATAGATGAAGAAGGAATCGATTTAAACCTTTTAAAAGAATTGAAAGAAGTAAAAAGAGAAAGATTAACTGAATATGTAAAGAATAGACCAAATGCTAAATATATTCCAGTAGAAAGCTATGAAAGTGGGACTAACGGTGTTTATGCTGTACCTTGTTATGCAGCTTTTCCAAGTGCTACACAAAATGAGTTAAATGTAAAAGATGCTCAAAACCTTTTATCAAATGGCTGTATATGTGTTAGTGAAGGGGCAAATATGCCATCAACTCCAGAAGCTGTAGAGTTGTTTATTGAAAAGAAAATTGCATATGGGCCTGGAAAGGCAGCAAATGCAGGTGGAGTTGCTACAAGTCAACTTGAAATGGCTCAAAATGCTTCAATGGTAAATTGGACATTTGAGGAAGTTGATGAAAAACTTTCACAAATTATGAAAAATATTTTTGATACTGCCAGTCAAACTGCTGAAGAGTTTGGTGAACCAACAAACCTTGTACTTGGTGCAAATATTGCAGGTTTTAAAAAAGTAGCTGATGCCATGATTGAACAAGGTCTTGTATAA
- a CDS encoding UPF0323 family lipoprotein, with protein MNKNKQIKKFSNYAMVGGLSAFLVTGLTGCFDSGSNNNQQGQSDAFTNASQKQGAFVVIEESTDGRYAIADEFPASKTTIVLRKPDGSERILSQAEIDALVKKEAEKIDAGTSALTNPDQAQVSNGGMGLGGVLLSSIAGAMIGSWIGNKLFNNQNYQNQRKAQYKSPQTYSRSQSSFKNASKATTSSSKKSGFFGNKSSSSKSRSSFGSSRSFGG; from the coding sequence TTGAATAAAAACAAACAAATTAAGAAATTTTCAAATTATGCAATGGTAGGTGGACTTAGTGCTTTTTTAGTCACTGGTCTTACTGGTTGTTTTGATTCAGGTTCAAATAATAATCAACAAGGGCAAAGTGATGCCTTTACAAATGCTTCACAAAAACAAGGTGCTTTTGTAGTTATTGAAGAGTCTACAGATGGTAGATATGCAATTGCTGATGAATTCCCAGCTTCTAAAACAACAATCGTTTTAAGAAAACCTGATGGAAGTGAAAGAATTCTTTCTCAAGCTGAAATTGATGCTTTAGTTAAAAAAGAAGCAGAAAAAATTGATGCAGGGACATCTGCTCTTACAAATCCTGATCAAGCTCAAGTTTCAAATGGAGGAATGGGTCTTGGTGGAGTATTACTTTCTTCTATTGCAGGGGCAATGATTGGTTCTTGGATTGGAAATAAACTATTTAATAATCAAAACTATCAAAATCAAAGAAAAGCACAATACAAATCTCCACAAACATATAGTAGATCACAAAGTTCATTTAAAAATGCTTCAAAAGCAACAACAAGTTCTTCTAAAAAAAGTGGTTTTTTTGGAAACAAATCTTCTTCAAGTAAATCAAGAAGTTCATTTGGTTCTTCAAGATCATTTGGTGGCTGA
- a CDS encoding DegT/DnrJ/EryC1/StrS family aminotransferase produces the protein MQEIPFYQPSIADEELEQIKIVLEQDKDNNKVLELEENVANFVGAKYAVATCNATSAIHLALSAIKLKRGDKILMSVNSFVNVPEVVRHFDAEPIFIDINTDDMNIDINKFEKALSENKTKKLRGAIITFVAGQTPDLNRIYEIAQKYGIILIEDATCALGVTYNDETVGSLRADMTIFSTNPSNSKYSVSRSGIIVTNDEEIAERAKLLRTHAITTTYDDFGNLDYIYDVVDIGHKYDISELDAAFSLAQLKKTNKFIKRRKEIAKIYKERLSDIKHVTIPKHKEEHIFTHFIIKISRNRDAFARALKERGISTGLNYIPLHLLSYYKNKYSIKITEFSSALTSYQQILSIPMYPGLTDEEVNYICDQIIDVASEWI, from the coding sequence ATGCAAGAAATACCTTTTTATCAACCATCAATTGCAGATGAAGAATTAGAACAAATAAAAATAGTTTTAGAACAAGACAAAGATAATAACAAAGTTTTAGAGTTAGAAGAAAATGTTGCAAACTTTGTTGGAGCTAAATATGCAGTAGCAACATGTAATGCAACATCTGCAATTCATTTAGCTTTAAGTGCAATAAAATTAAAAAGAGGTGATAAGATATTAATGTCAGTTAACTCTTTTGTAAATGTTCCTGAAGTTGTAAGACATTTTGATGCAGAACCTATTTTTATTGATATAAATACTGATGATATGAATATTGATATTAATAAATTTGAAAAAGCACTTTCTGAAAATAAAACAAAAAAATTAAGAGGTGCAATTATAACATTTGTAGCCGGACAAACTCCTGATTTAAATAGAATTTATGAGATTGCACAAAAATATGGAATTATTCTTATTGAAGATGCAACTTGTGCTTTAGGAGTTACTTATAATGATGAAACTGTAGGATCTTTACGTGCTGATATGACTATTTTTTCTACAAATCCATCTAATAGTAAATATTCTGTTAGTAGATCAGGAATTATCGTAACAAATGATGAAGAAATAGCAGAAAGAGCAAAACTTTTAAGAACACATGCTATTACAACAACTTATGATGATTTTGGAAACCTAGATTATATTTATGATGTTGTTGATATTGGTCATAAATATGATATTTCAGAATTAGATGCTGCTTTTTCTTTAGCTCAATTAAAAAAGACAAATAAATTTATAAAAAGAAGAAAAGAGATTGCAAAAATTTATAAAGAAAGATTAAGTGATATAAAACATGTTACTATTCCTAAACATAAAGAAGAGCATATCTTTACACACTTTATAATTAAAATTTCAAGAAATAGAGATGCTTTTGCAAGAGCATTAAAAGAAAGAGGGATATCAACAGGATTAAACTATATTCCTTTACATCTTTTATCTTATTATAAAAACAAGTACTCTATAAAAATTACTGAATTTAGTTCAGCTCTTACTTCATATCAACAAATTTTATCAATACCAATGTATCCAGGTTTAACAGATGAAGAAGTTAATTATATTTGTGATCAAATAATTGATGTAGCTTCTGAATGGATATAA
- a CDS encoding NAD+ synthase encodes MINWKNIKEQLQNFLKSELEKTGLKRVTVGLSGGLDSAVVAILCKETFGENMSCVLMPSQFSSKESIDDAIELCEKFNIKYEIKSIAPMVESYIENMDEDRLRIGNFSARMRMSVLYDISSRDSSIVVGTSNKSELLLGYGTIFGDIACAINPIGQIYKSDEFEFAKYLDVTEAIINKKPSADLWEGQSDEEELGYSYKEMDEVLKLLVDEKKTRKEVANLGYNEELINLLEHKMKTNAFKGKLPVIANIKWS; translated from the coding sequence TTGATTAACTGGAAAAATATAAAAGAACAATTACAAAACTTTTTAAAAAGTGAATTAGAAAAAACTGGATTAAAAAGAGTTACTGTAGGTCTTTCAGGTGGTTTAGATTCTGCTGTAGTTGCTATTCTTTGCAAGGAAACTTTCGGTGAAAATATGAGTTGTGTATTAATGCCTTCACAATTTTCTTCAAAAGAAAGTATCGATGATGCAATTGAACTTTGTGAAAAATTTAATATAAAATATGAAATAAAATCTATTGCTCCTATGGTGGAGTCATATATTGAAAATATGGATGAAGATAGACTTAGAATAGGTAACTTCTCTGCAAGAATGAGAATGTCTGTTTTATACGATATTTCTTCAAGGGATTCTTCAATTGTAGTTGGAACTTCAAATAAAAGTGAACTTTTATTAGGATATGGAACAATTTTTGGAGATATAGCATGTGCAATAAATCCAATAGGACAAATTTATAAAAGTGATGAATTTGAGTTTGCAAAGTATTTAGATGTAACAGAAGCAATTATAAATAAAAAACCAAGTGCTGACCTATGGGAAGGTCAAAGTGATGAAGAGGAATTAGGATATTCATATAAAGAAATGGATGAAGTTTTAAAACTACTTGTAGATGAAAAGAAAACAAGAAAAGAAGTAGCTAATTTGGGATATAATGAAGAACTAATAAATCTTTTAGAACATAAAATGAAAACAAATGCTTTTAAAGGTAAGTTACCTGTAATAGCAAATATAAAATGGAGTTAA